A stretch of Castanea sativa cultivar Marrone di Chiusa Pesio chromosome 2, ASM4071231v1 DNA encodes these proteins:
- the LOC142625085 gene encoding putative indole-3-pyruvate monooxygenase YUCCA3: MPNTRLNNIPSVVQTFDHEDFFARRCIWVNGPVIAGAGPSGLAVGAGLKRQGVPFIILERANCIASLWQNRTYDRLKLHLPKQFCQLPNFPFPEDFPEYPTKGQFITYLESYAKHFDISPHFNETVQSAKYDETFGLWRVKTIRETSSNSNRIGDDQVEYLCRWLVVATGENAEKVVPEFEGFEEFGGHVIHVCDYKSGKRYGGKRVLVVGCGNSGMEVSLDLCNHEAEPSMVVRNSVHVLPREVMGKSTFELAVLLMKWLPLWLVDKMLLILAWLILGNVQKYGLRRPSIGPLQLKNSAGKTPVLDIGALQKIRSGEIKVVPGVKRFFPGRVELVNGDDIEIDSVILATGYRSNVPSWLKENDFFSQDGIPKNQFPNGWKGKAGLYAVGFTRKGLSGASLDAISVAHDISKSWKEETKQRKKSIAARHKKSWTCL; this comes from the exons ATGCCTAACACTCGTCTCAATAATATACCATCAGTGGTTCAAACTTTTGACCATGAAGACTTTTTTGCTCGCCGCTGCATATGGGTGAACGGCCCTGTCATAGCTGGGGCTGGTCCATCTGGTTTAGCAGTTGGTGCTGGCCTCAAAAGGCAAGGTGTGCCATTCATTATCCTTGAAAGAGCTAATTGCATCGCTTCTCTTTGGCAAAACCGTACCTATGATCGCCTTAAGCTTCACCTCCCCAAACAATTTTGTCAACTACCCAACTTTCCATTTCCAGAGGACTTTCCAGAATACCCAACCAAAGGCCAGTTTATCACTTACCTAGAATCCTATGCTAAGCACTTTGACATAAGCCCACATTTCAATGAAACAGTGCAGTCTGCTAAgtatgatgaaacttttggtttgtggAGGGTCAAAACCATTAGAGAAACCAGTTCAAATTCAAACCGAATTGGTGATGATCAAGTTGAGTACCTTTGCCGGTGGCTTGTGGTGGCCACTGGTGAGAATGCAGAGAAAGTGGTGCCAGAGTTTGAAGGCTTTGAAGAGTTTGGTGGCCATGTCATTCATGTTTGTGACTACAAATCCGGCAAGAGATATGGCGGGAAGCGTGTGCTAGTTGTTGGTTGTGGTAATTCAGGCATGGAAGTCTCCCTCGATCTTTGCAACCACGAGGCAGAACCATCAATGGTTGTTCGAAACTCT GTTCATGTCTTGCCAAGGGAGGTGATGGGAAAATCAACTTTTGAGTTAGcagttttgttaatgaaatggcTGCCACTTTGGCTTGTCGATAAGATGCTGCTGATTCTAGCTTGGTTGATTCTTGGAAATGTTCAAAAGTATGGTCTGAGAAGGCCATCCATAGGTCCTTTACAACTCAAAAATAGTGCAGGAAAGACTCCTGTGCTGGACATTGGTGCATTACAAAAAATTAGATCTGGTGAGATCAAAGTGGTCCCTGGAGTCAAAAGGTTCTTCCCTGGCAGAGTTGAACTTGTTAATGGAGATGATATTGAGATTGATTCTGTTATTCTGGCAACTGGGTATCGCAGCAATGTTCCTTCATGGCTGAAG GAAAATGACTTCTTTTCCCAAGATGGGATTCCAAAAAATCAATTTCCTAATGGGTGGAAAGGGAAAGCTGGGCTCTATGCAGTTGGGTTCACAAGGAAAGGCCTCTCTGGAGCATCTTTGGATGCCATTAGTGTAGCACATGACATTAGCAAGAGCTGGAAAGAAGAAACAAAGCAGAGAAAGAAATCTATTGCCGCTCGCCATAAGAAATCTTGGACTTGTTTGTaa